From Maylandia zebra isolate NMK-2024a linkage group LG11, Mzebra_GT3a, whole genome shotgun sequence, one genomic window encodes:
- the themis2 gene encoding protein THEMIS2 gives MAGATALPLQEFIASLDDTCLPKLLQVCSGVYFQGSIYEISGSEVCFSTGDLIKVTKIELLSVSCQDVANNETFELPISHTGLFRVVPEEMPYSTVEEMVSMRPVGLDSSLPFTFSSHSKMTIGNLALGAGTALTVLSVEKHKDQEDQVRCLIRGQQEASAEVCIPVSFRGEFYECESEERFTLREIMSSSSLRSRRFHFVNATKCDRPLMLSPVYHVQAVMNLRKNVVKFPSSLEVDVVDVTELCKDVHFIVPLSLSEVHSEPNKSFPGVVEIIEDPETRSLFKCSWLPELRKNEHLIFHKKGTSPMILLSTLKSRKTPQYFLVSQQYGGRFRRRPREFNSVYELYVASIHAPGLKVSVTRNCEEVEEEGLPALSVGEQLEVVRCDRMVLPCEGKAGQKQSVEALLCYRLQESDDDDDDDDDDDEDQVKREDEKEEIIMPLYMEGHFVEVLSDNRKYKLSDLGKEFSLPLDVKVVGRDTELEKDPLYGFSCLRIEAAMLEPTIQASFVHKPEYCFEIPTQWLSMSVYFTTDPLPWPKDQPPTCQVERVTEVADTFFYEFRKRGNSDAEPPPRPPKRNMSFSAPPKKTKKSKKANKSKHQGDKSVPTKQFSDLTLNNKKRPPAPPPPANEDEPPPLVPRKFSAADQTIGKALPNTYVQMKESAKTGSVPDDENGDSDHDYETVDDTLAVMMKKAQENVMYY, from the exons ATGGCAGGCGCCACTGCTTTGCCACTTCAGGAATTCATCGCGTCATTGGACGATACCTGTctgccaaaacttttgcaagtTTGCTCTGGAGTATATTTCCAAG GTTCTATATATGAAATTTCTGGGAGTGAAGTGTGCTTTTCCACTGGGGATCTAATAAAGGTCACTAAAATTGAGCTCCTATCAGTTTCCTGTCAAGACGTAGCAAACAATGAAACATTTGAGCTGCCTATCAGCCACACAG gCTTGTTCAGGGTCGTGCCAGAGGAGATGCCATACAGTACGGTAGAGGAGATGGTCAGCATGAGGCCGGTAGGCCTCGACTCCTCTCTTCCCTTCACTTTCTCCAGCCACTCCAAGATGACCATTGGCAATTTAGCACTGGGAGCTGGGACAGCTTTGACTGTGCTCTCTGTTGAGAAGCACAAGGATCAAGAGGATCAAGTCCGCTGCCTTATTCGAGGACAACAAGAAGCCTCAGCTGAAGTGTGCATCCCTGTTTCTTTCCGAGGGGAGTTCTATGAGTGTGAGAGTGAGGAGCGCTTTACCCTGCGGGAGATCATGTCCTCGTCGTCCCTGCGTAGCCGAAGGTTTCACTTTGTCAATGCTACCAAGTGTGATCGGCCTCTTATGCTCAGTCCAGTATACCATGTCCAGGCCGTCATGAACT TGAGGAAGAATGTGGTGAAGTTTCCATCCAGCTTAGAAGTGGATGTGGTCGATGTCACCGAGCTGTGTAAAGATGTGCATTTTATTGTACCCCTTTCTCTGAGTGAAGTCCACTCTGAGCCGAATAAATCATTCCCTGGAGTGGTGGAGATCATCGAAGACCCAGAGACGCGCTCCCTGTTCAAGTGCAGCTGGCTACCGGAGCTTCGCAAGAATGAGCAcctgatttttcacaaaaaaggAACCTCGCCCATGATTTTATTATCCACTTTGAAAAGCAGGAAAACACCGCAGTACTTCCTGGTGTCTCAGCAATATGGTGGACGTTTCCGGAGACGGCCAAGAGAGTTTAATTCAGTATACGAGCTGTACGTTGCTTCAATCCACGCACCAGGTCTGAAGGTCAGCGTAACAAGGAACTGTGAGGAAGTGGAAGAGGAGGGACTCCCTGCCCTCAGTGTGGGGGAACAGCTTGAGGTTGTGCGCTGCGATAGGATGGTTTTACCCTGTGAAGGCAAAGCAGGACAGAAGCAGTCGGTAGAGGCTCTTTTGTGTTATCGCCTTCAAGAGTcggacgatgatgatgatgatgatgatgatgatgatgaggatcAGGTGAAAAGGGAGGATGAAAAGGAAGAGATTATTATGCCTCTTTACATGGAGGGTCACTTTGTGGAAGTACTCAGTGACAACAGGAAGTACAAACTCAGTGACTTGGGGAAGGAGTTTAGCTTGCCTCTGGATGTTAAAGTGGTGGGCCGTGATACAGAACTCGAGAAGGATCCCCTCTATGGGTTCTCATGTCTCAGAATAGAGGCAGCTATGTTGGAACCCACCATTCAGGCAAGCTTTGTACACAAGCCAGAGTACTGTTTCGAGATCCCAACGCAGTGGCTCTCAATGTCTGTCTATTTTACTACAGACCCCCTCCCATGGCCCAAAGATCAACCCCCCACGTGTCAAGTGGAAAGAGTTACCGAAGTTGCAGACACATTCTTTTATGAGTTTCGCAAACGTGGTAACTCAGATGCGGAGCCGCCACCTCGACCACCAAAGCGAAACATGTCATTTTCGGCACctcccaaaaaaacaaagaaatcaaagaagGCAAACAAATCCAAACATCAAGGAGACAAAAGCGTCCCAACCAAACAGTTCAGCGACTTGACTTTGAATAACAAAAAGAGGCCCCCCGCCCCACCACCTCCC GCTAATGAAGATGAGCCCCCACCACTTGTGCCCCGAAAGTTCTCAGCGGCTGACCAAACCATAGGCAAGGCTCTGCCAAACACTTATGTACAAATGAAGGAGTCTGCTAAAACAG GGAGTGTGCCTGACGATGAAAATGGGGACAGTGACCATGACTATGAAACTGTGGATGACACTTTGGCTGTTATGATGAAGAAAGCACAAGAAAATGTTATGTACTACTAA
- the rpa2 gene encoding replication protein A 32 kDa subunit isoform X1 — protein sequence MSKPLRGRNIRQKSRPGLKGGYSESSMAGGYTQSPGGFASPALSQGGEKKGRTRANQIIPCTVSQLMSASQADESFRVGDVDVAQVTIVGVIRSTDKSMTNIQYKVDDMTGAPMDVKQWVDTEDQSVDSTVLPPGTYVKVSGNLRSFQNHRSVVAFSVRPLEDMNEITSHMLEVVQAHMALSKPQTMSAAGGGMSSSAMPMSRPTMGGMDGNAGGYAGANDMTNNGLSANQNQVLCLIRSCPEPQGISIQELKKRLGSMSIAVIKQAVEFLSNEGHIFSTIDEDHYKSTDSDD from the exons ATGTCGAAGCCTTTGAGAGGAAGAAACATCCGACAAAAATCAAGACCTGGTTTAAAAG GAGGGTACAGTGAGTCCAGTATGGCTGGGGGCTACACTCAGTCTCCAGGAGGATTTGCATCACCTGCCTTATCCCAGGGGGGAGAGAAAAAGGGG AGAACACGTGCCAACCAAATAATCCCCTGCACAGTGTCTCAGCTAATGTCTGCTTCCCAAGCCGATGAGTCATTCAGAGTAGGAGATGTGGATGTTGCCCAG GTCACCATTGTGGGGGTCATCAGAAGCACAGATAAATCCATGACCAACATCCAGTACAAGGTTGATGACATGACAGGCGCTCCCATGGATGTGAAGCAATGGGTAGACACAGAG gacCAAAGTGTGGACAGCACTGTCCTTCCCCCAGGAACATATGTCAAAGTATCTGGAAATCTGCGCTCTTTTCAG AACCACAGGTCTGTTGTGGCATTCAGCGTCAGGCCCCTGGAGGATATGAATGAAATCACCTCTCATATGTTAGAGGTTGTCCAAGCACACATGGCACTCAGCAAGCCTCAAACTATG TCGGCTGCCGGAGGAGGAATGAGCAGTAGTGCCATGCCCATGTCACGACCCACCATGGGAGGCATGGATGGGAATGCAGGAGGCTATGCAGGTGCCAACGACATGACCAACAATGGGTTAAGTGCAAACCAGAATCAG GTGCTGTGTTTGATAAGAAGCTGTCCAGAACCGCAGGGTATTAGCATTCAAGAACTAAAGAAGAGACTCGGCAGCATGAGTATTGCTGTGATCAA ACAAGCTGTGGAGTTCCTTAGCAACGAAGGTCATATCTTTTCCACCATCGACGAAGATCACTACAAATCAACTGACAGTGATGACTAG
- the rpa2 gene encoding replication protein A 32 kDa subunit isoform X2, with the protein MWNQGGYSESSMAGGYTQSPGGFASPALSQGGEKKGRTRANQIIPCTVSQLMSASQADESFRVGDVDVAQVTIVGVIRSTDKSMTNIQYKVDDMTGAPMDVKQWVDTEDQSVDSTVLPPGTYVKVSGNLRSFQNHRSVVAFSVRPLEDMNEITSHMLEVVQAHMALSKPQTMSAAGGGMSSSAMPMSRPTMGGMDGNAGGYAGANDMTNNGLSANQNQVLCLIRSCPEPQGISIQELKKRLGSMSIAVIKQAVEFLSNEGHIFSTIDEDHYKSTDSDD; encoded by the exons aTGTGGAATCAGG GAGGGTACAGTGAGTCCAGTATGGCTGGGGGCTACACTCAGTCTCCAGGAGGATTTGCATCACCTGCCTTATCCCAGGGGGGAGAGAAAAAGGGG AGAACACGTGCCAACCAAATAATCCCCTGCACAGTGTCTCAGCTAATGTCTGCTTCCCAAGCCGATGAGTCATTCAGAGTAGGAGATGTGGATGTTGCCCAG GTCACCATTGTGGGGGTCATCAGAAGCACAGATAAATCCATGACCAACATCCAGTACAAGGTTGATGACATGACAGGCGCTCCCATGGATGTGAAGCAATGGGTAGACACAGAG gacCAAAGTGTGGACAGCACTGTCCTTCCCCCAGGAACATATGTCAAAGTATCTGGAAATCTGCGCTCTTTTCAG AACCACAGGTCTGTTGTGGCATTCAGCGTCAGGCCCCTGGAGGATATGAATGAAATCACCTCTCATATGTTAGAGGTTGTCCAAGCACACATGGCACTCAGCAAGCCTCAAACTATG TCGGCTGCCGGAGGAGGAATGAGCAGTAGTGCCATGCCCATGTCACGACCCACCATGGGAGGCATGGATGGGAATGCAGGAGGCTATGCAGGTGCCAACGACATGACCAACAATGGGTTAAGTGCAAACCAGAATCAG GTGCTGTGTTTGATAAGAAGCTGTCCAGAACCGCAGGGTATTAGCATTCAAGAACTAAAGAAGAGACTCGGCAGCATGAGTATTGCTGTGATCAA ACAAGCTGTGGAGTTCCTTAGCAACGAAGGTCATATCTTTTCCACCATCGACGAAGATCACTACAAATCAACTGACAGTGATGACTAG
- the smpdl3b gene encoding acid sphingomyelinase-like phosphodiesterase 3b, whose translation MFLPLKGFDMSAVRLLLSCFLFKEAFALSGNFWHITDLHWDPTYKLSNNNPALVCASSGKRPAANAGKFGDYVCDSPWHLINSSVYAMKSILPNPDFIVWTGDDTPHVDNKDLGEDAVLNIINNLTDIINRVFPNTKVYSALGNHDYHPKSQLPAAPSSMYDRIAEMWQGWLDPKSKETFKKGGYYTEKLMNQTGFRMLVLNTNLYYDQNKLTTNMDDPADQFSWSDQILTEATNNKEKVYIIGHVPPGFFEKKRSKPWFTPKFNRRYLDLIEKHHSVIKGQFFGHHHTDSFRMFYNTEGSPISTMFLSPGVTPWETTLPGVKDGANNPGIRVFEYDTETLLVKDVVTYYLNLTHANVATGRWEKEYRLTESFRVPDASPASMHEVLKRVADDPRYLQKYYDFNSVNYDLRDCDSDCRVDHVCAAREVDFDRYEHCLVKEGAVFIYGGLLPLISVALSLVVAHE comes from the exons ATGTTTCTTCCTCTCAAAGGCTTCGACATGTCGGCAGTAAGGCTGCTTCtgtcttgctttctttttaaagaggCTTTTGCGCTCTCGG GGAACTTTTGGCACATCACGGATCTCCACTGGGACCCAACGTACAAACTGAGCAACAACAATCCTGCACTGGTGTGCGCATCCAGTGGCAAACGACCTGCAGCCAATGCTGGTAAATTTGGAGACTATGTTTGTGACTCGCCATGGCACCTGATCAACTCTTCTGTTTATGCAATGAAGAGTATTCTACCAAACCCGGACTTCATCGTATGGACTGG TGATGACACTCCACATGTTGATAATAAAGATCTGGGAGAAGACGCAGTGCTCAACATTATCAACAACCTCACTGACATCATAAATCGAGTGTTTCCAA ACACTAAAGTGTACTCAGCCCTGGGGAACCATGATTACCACCCGAAGAGTCAGCTTCCTGCAGCCCCAAGCTCTATGTATGACCGAATAGCAGAAATGTGGCAAGGCTGGTTGGATCCAAAGtcaaaagaaacatttaaaaaag GTGGATACTACACAGAAAAGCTCATGAATCAGACTGGTTTCAGGATGCTGGTCCTTAACACCAATCTCTACTATGATCAGAACAAGCTGACCACGAACATGGATGACCCAGCGGACCAGTTTAGTTGGTCAGATCAGATTCTTACAGAGGCAACCAACAACAAAGAGAAG GTTTACATCATTGGCCACGTTCCTCCAGGTTTCTTCGAGAAGAAAAGAAGTAAACCATGGTTTACACCAAAGTTCAACCGGCGATATTTGGATTTAATTGAGAAGCATCATTCTGTCATTAAAGGCCAGTTCTTTGGCCATCATCACACTGATAGCTTCCGTATGTTCTACAACACAGAGG GTTCTCCCATTAGTACCATGTTCCTCAGCCCTGGTGTCACACCGTGGGAAACAACACTTCCTGGAGTTAAGGATGGAGCGAACAATCCTGGGATTCGTGTCTTTGAATATGACACAGAAACACTGCTAGTCAAG GATGTGGTGACCTATTACCTGAACCTTACTCATGCTAATGTAGCCACAGGACGCTGGGAGAAAGAGTATCGCCTCACAGAGAGTTTCAGAGTACCAGATGCCTCTCCAGCCTCCATGCACGAGGTTCTAAAGCGTGTAGCTGATGACCCCCGCTACCTGCAGAAGTACTATGATTTCAACTCTGTGAACTATGACCTGAGGGATTGTGACAGCGACTGCCGTGTTGACCACGTGTGCGCAGCACGAGAGGTAGACTTTGACAGGTATGAACACTGCCTCGTTAAGGAGGGGGCAGTTTTCATCTATGGTGGCCTCCTGCCACTCATCTCCGTGGCTTTAAGTCTGGTGGTGGCCCATGAGTAA
- the mecr gene encoding enoyl-[acyl-carrier-protein] reductase, mitochondrial: MWVPLHAVCLRSQRVLRRSVAAAVSQCFRHRDASVSHFSHSAGLSVQTCKALVYRTHGDPSRVVQLEGVELPSLGAKDVLVKVLAAPINPSDINMIQGTYAILPDLPAVGGNEGVAQVVEVGSQVKSLKTGDWVIPKDAGLGTWRTQAVLPEEDVISVPNDIPLVSAATLGVNPCTAFRMLSDFEDLKPGDSVIQNAANSGVGQAVIQIAAARGINTINVIRDRPEFTELSDKLKAIGASHVIKEEALRKHEIKELFKTCPKPKLALNGVGGKSATELLRHLQIGGSMVTYGGMSKQPVTVPVSALIFKDVKVRGFWVTQWKRDHSHDGRAFRAMLDELCSLIKQGKLTAPACTEVGLQQYHAALDTAMQPFISTKQILVM, translated from the exons ATGTGGGTGCCACTCCACGCAGTCTGTCTAAGAAGCCAGAGAGTTCTCAGACGAAGCGTCGCTGCGGCTGTTTCACAGTGTTTCAGGCACAGAGACGCTAGCGTTTCCCACTTCAGCCATTCAGCCGGACTCTCCGTACAAACATGCAAGGCACTTGTGTACAGAACCCACGGAGACCCTTCCCGAGTCGTTCA GTTGGAGGGTGTAGAGCTTCCTTCCTTAGGTGCAAAGGATGTCTTGGTTAAAGTGCTGGCTGCCCCAATCAACCCATCAGACATAAACATGATTCAAG gTACTTATGCTATCCTGCCGGATCTCCCAGCTGTTGGTGGCAATGAAGGTGTGGCCCAGGTCGTAGAGGTGGGCAGCCAGGTGAAGTCCCTCAAGACAGGAGACTGGGTGATCCCAAAAGATGCTGGTTTAG GCACATGGAGGACACAGGCAGTGCTACCTGAGGAAGATGTTATCTCTGTACCAAATGACATTCCCCTGGTGTCTGCTGCCACACTCGGGGTGAATCCCTGCACCGCTTTCAGGATGCTCTCCGACTTTGAAGACCTCAAGCCAG GTGATTCTGTGATCCAGAACGCTGCCAACAGCGGAGTTGGACAGGCTGTCATACAGATTGCTGCTGCAAGGGGAATAAACACTATTAATGTTATAAGAGACAG GCCAGAGTTCACAGAGCTCAGTGATAAGCTGAAGGCTATTGGAGCTAGTCATGTAATCAAAGAAGAGGCCTTGAGGAAGCATGAGATTAAAGAACTCTTTAAG ACTTGTCCGAAGCCCAAACTAGCATTAAATGGAGTTGGAGGCAAGAGTGCAACAGAACTTCTCCGTCATCTACA AATCGGAGGGTCAATGGTGACATATGGGGGAATGTCCAAACAGCCAGTTACTGTTCCTGTG AGTGCTCTTATTTTCAAAGATGTGAAGGTTCGAGGGTTTTGGGTAACACAGTGGAAGAGAGATCACTCTCATG ATGGAAGGGCATTTAGAGCCATGCTGGATGAACTGTGCTCCCTCATCAAGCAGGGAAAGCTGACAGCTCCCGCCTGCACTGAGGTGGGTCTGCAGCAGTATCACGCAGCTCTGGATACTGCTATGCAGCCTTTCATATCAACTAAACAGATTTTGGTCATGTGA
- the lin28aa gene encoding protein lin-28 homolog A isoform X1, with the protein MGSVSKKQLRGVCKTEEDEGPSPEENSESFHGVGVCKWFNVRMGFGFLSMTSREGEPLDEPVDVFVHQSKLHMEGFRSLKEGEAVEFTFKKSSKGLESQRVTGPGGIHCVGSERRPKGKKVQKRRSKGDRCYNCGGLDHHAKECKLPPQPKKCHFCQSIDHMVASCPIKAQQSSPGSQGKLFSSKGDEEEHSQQAPPTETSD; encoded by the exons ATGGGTTCCGTTTCTAAGAAGCAGCTCCGAG GAGTGTGTAAAACCGAGGAGGATGAAGGACCGAGTCCCGAGGAGAATTCAGAGTCTTTCCACGGGGTCGGTGTGTGTAAATGGTTCAACGTCCGCATGGGTTTCGGGTTCCTGTCCATGACCAGCCGGGAGGGAGAGCCGCTGGACGAGCCGGTGGATGTGTTCGTCCATCAG AGTAAGTTGCACATGGAAGGCTTCCGCAGCCTGAAGGAGGGCGAGGCGGTCGAGTTTACCTTCAAAAAGTCATCCAAAGGTCTGGAGTCACAGAGAGTGACCGGACCAGGTGGCATCCACTGCGTGGGCAGTGAGCGGAGACCCAAAGGCAAGAAGGTCCAAAAGCGGCGTTCAAAGGGGGACAG ATGCTACAACTGTGGAGGCTTAGACCACCATGCCAAAGAGTGTAAGTTACCTCCCCAGCCAAAGAAGTGCCACTTCTGCCAAAGCATTGACCACATGGTTGCCAGCTGCCCAATCAAAGCACAACAGTCTTCACCGGGTTCTCAGGGAAAACTGTTCTCCTCCAAAGGAGACGAGGAGGAGCACAGCCAGCAGGCACCACCTACCGAGACCTCTGATTAA
- the lin28aa gene encoding protein lin-28 homolog A isoform X2 translates to MAEGVCKTEEDEGPSPEENSESFHGVGVCKWFNVRMGFGFLSMTSREGEPLDEPVDVFVHQSKLHMEGFRSLKEGEAVEFTFKKSSKGLESQRVTGPGGIHCVGSERRPKGKKVQKRRSKGDRCYNCGGLDHHAKECKLPPQPKKCHFCQSIDHMVASCPIKAQQSSPGSQGKLFSSKGDEEEHSQQAPPTETSD, encoded by the exons ATGGCAGAAG GAGTGTGTAAAACCGAGGAGGATGAAGGACCGAGTCCCGAGGAGAATTCAGAGTCTTTCCACGGGGTCGGTGTGTGTAAATGGTTCAACGTCCGCATGGGTTTCGGGTTCCTGTCCATGACCAGCCGGGAGGGAGAGCCGCTGGACGAGCCGGTGGATGTGTTCGTCCATCAG AGTAAGTTGCACATGGAAGGCTTCCGCAGCCTGAAGGAGGGCGAGGCGGTCGAGTTTACCTTCAAAAAGTCATCCAAAGGTCTGGAGTCACAGAGAGTGACCGGACCAGGTGGCATCCACTGCGTGGGCAGTGAGCGGAGACCCAAAGGCAAGAAGGTCCAAAAGCGGCGTTCAAAGGGGGACAG ATGCTACAACTGTGGAGGCTTAGACCACCATGCCAAAGAGTGTAAGTTACCTCCCCAGCCAAAGAAGTGCCACTTCTGCCAAAGCATTGACCACATGGTTGCCAGCTGCCCAATCAAAGCACAACAGTCTTCACCGGGTTCTCAGGGAAAACTGTTCTCCTCCAAAGGAGACGAGGAGGAGCACAGCCAGCAGGCACCACCTACCGAGACCTCTGATTAA